From the genome of Paraburkholderia aromaticivorans, one region includes:
- a CDS encoding ABC transporter ATP-binding protein: protein MSDNIRLSVKGVNKRFGGLQALSDVGLEIKSGQIYGLIGPNGAGKTTFFNVITGLYTPDSGEFKLDGENYTPTAVYQVAKAGIARTFQNIRLFGGMTALENVMVGRHVRTKHGLLGAVFQTPAERKEEREIKERAIELLEYVGIAQYADYTSRNLSYGHQRRLEIARALATDPKLLALDEPAAGMNATEKVELTKLLDKIRADGKTILLIEHDVKLVMGLCNQMTVLDYGKVIAQGLPQDVQKDPKVIEAYLGAGVH, encoded by the coding sequence ATGAGCGATAACATTCGACTGTCCGTAAAAGGCGTGAACAAACGCTTCGGCGGTTTGCAGGCGCTGTCCGATGTCGGGCTTGAGATCAAGTCCGGTCAGATTTACGGTCTGATCGGGCCGAATGGCGCCGGCAAAACCACGTTCTTCAACGTGATCACGGGTCTCTACACGCCGGATTCGGGCGAGTTCAAGCTCGACGGCGAAAACTACACGCCGACCGCCGTCTACCAGGTGGCAAAGGCCGGCATCGCGCGTACGTTCCAGAACATCCGTCTGTTCGGCGGCATGACCGCATTGGAAAACGTGATGGTCGGGCGCCACGTGCGCACCAAGCACGGCCTGCTCGGCGCGGTGTTCCAGACGCCCGCGGAACGCAAGGAAGAGCGCGAGATCAAGGAGCGCGCGATCGAACTGCTGGAATACGTCGGCATTGCGCAGTACGCGGACTACACGTCGCGCAATCTGTCGTACGGCCACCAGCGCCGCCTCGAAATCGCCCGTGCACTGGCAACGGATCCGAAGCTGCTTGCGCTGGACGAACCGGCCGCCGGCATGAATGCGACGGAAAAGGTCGAGCTGACCAAGCTGCTCGACAAGATCCGCGCGGACGGCAAGACGATCCTGCTGATCGAGCACGACGTGAAACTCGTGATGGGTCTGTGCAACCAGATGACGGTGCTCGACTACGGCAAGGTGATTGCCCAGGGTCTGCCGCAGGACGTGCAGAAGGATCCGAAGGTGATCGAAGCTTATCTGGGTGCGGGGGTCCACTAA
- a CDS encoding ABC transporter ATP-binding protein, with protein MATAMLKIKGLQVNYGGIQAVKGIDLEVAQGELVTLIGANGAGKTTTMKAITGLKPYTIGDIEYMGESIKGIPPHLLLKRGLAMVPEGRGIFARMSIVENMQMGAYLRTDTDGIKADVDRMFGFFPRLKERATQYAGTLSGGEQQMLAMARAIISRPKLLLLDEPSMGLSPIMVEKIFEVVRAISAEGMTVLLVEQNARLALQAANRGYVMDSGLVTMSGDAKQMLNDPKVRAAYLGE; from the coding sequence ATGGCAACGGCAATGTTGAAAATCAAGGGCCTGCAGGTCAATTACGGCGGCATTCAGGCAGTCAAGGGCATCGATCTCGAAGTCGCGCAGGGCGAACTGGTCACGCTGATCGGCGCGAACGGCGCGGGCAAGACCACGACGATGAAGGCGATCACGGGGCTTAAGCCCTACACGATCGGCGACATCGAGTACATGGGCGAGTCGATCAAGGGCATTCCGCCGCATCTGCTGCTCAAGCGCGGCCTCGCGATGGTGCCGGAAGGCCGCGGTATCTTTGCGCGCATGTCGATCGTCGAGAACATGCAGATGGGCGCTTATCTGCGTACCGACACGGACGGCATCAAGGCGGACGTGGATCGCATGTTCGGCTTCTTCCCGCGTCTGAAGGAGCGCGCCACGCAATACGCGGGCACGCTCTCGGGCGGCGAACAGCAGATGCTGGCGATGGCGCGCGCGATCATCTCGCGTCCCAAGCTGTTGCTGCTGGACGAACCGTCGATGGGTCTGTCGCCGATCATGGTCGAGAAGATCTTCGAAGTGGTGCGGGCGATTTCGGCTGAAGGCATGACCGTGCTGCTGGTCGAGCAGAACGCGCGTCTCGCGTTGCAGGCGGCCAATCGCGGCTACGTGATGGACTCGGGTCTGGTCACCATGTCGGGCGACGCGAAGC